The following are encoded in a window of uncultured Sphaerochaeta sp. genomic DNA:
- the feoB gene encoding ferrous iron transport protein B: MPTTIALAGNPNSGKTTVFNALTGSRQHVGNWPGVTVDKKEGVYRKDTRYSILDLPGTYSLSPYSAEEIITRTFIVEEKPACVIDVLDGTSLERNLYLALQIMETGVPTVLAINMMDEVRLKGDVIDFKRMEAELGVAVIPIEARTGKGLDQLMQAVMDTIETKRYPKPLDIYRLNGTVDEDTLADQRYTYITSLVDRSVLRGNSEEARKESRSDKIDKVLTHRFFALPVFAVVMYFLFAATFSENFLFIEGLPSPGIALATVVESLWGWLTDLVSYGLVSAGAAPWAYSLVVDGVLEGLGAILGFLPLILVLYLLMSFLEDSGYMARVAFVMDRIFRRFGLSGRSFIPLLMGFGCSVPAIMATRTLDSEKDRRITTLLAGFMPCGAKLPIFIMFVSIFFVDGNKTLVLFFLYALSLGVSILVSLLINRIAYKGQVSNFLMELPQYRLPTLRSVWIHGYEKVKGFLQKAGTVILAATILIWALSSFNMASFNGQNLEQNDTILTEMDTSFLASVGKAVAPVFKPLGFGEWRPTVGIATGWIAKEMVVVTLAQLYSEDVNEEYLTQYFAGMSESELSDLGFSEGMYSTDEAFDIYAESVLMEGGDEGGLRTLRQDIRTKQAALAYMAFNLLCMPCFAAVGAMKRELKTVRRTAGAVGIQMLTAYLVALLINMIGSLVW, translated from the coding sequence TACAGGAAGGATACCCGGTATTCCATCCTTGACCTTCCAGGGACCTACTCGCTCAGCCCTTATAGTGCTGAGGAGATCATAACCCGAACCTTTATCGTTGAAGAAAAGCCAGCATGTGTCATTGATGTCCTTGATGGCACCAGTCTGGAGCGGAATCTCTATCTTGCCCTGCAGATCATGGAGACAGGGGTCCCTACTGTTTTGGCCATCAATATGATGGATGAAGTTCGCCTGAAGGGTGATGTTATTGACTTCAAGCGAATGGAAGCAGAGCTTGGTGTTGCTGTCATTCCCATAGAGGCAAGAACCGGCAAGGGTCTGGATCAATTGATGCAAGCGGTTATGGATACCATTGAGACCAAGAGATACCCAAAACCACTGGATATCTATCGTCTAAACGGGACGGTTGACGAAGATACACTGGCTGACCAAAGGTATACGTATATTACCTCTCTGGTAGATAGATCTGTCTTGCGAGGAAATTCTGAGGAAGCACGCAAGGAAAGCCGAAGTGACAAGATAGATAAGGTGCTGACTCATCGCTTCTTTGCCCTCCCCGTTTTTGCGGTGGTGATGTATTTTCTTTTTGCAGCCACCTTCAGTGAGAACTTTCTCTTCATTGAAGGCCTTCCAAGCCCAGGTATAGCACTCGCAACCGTTGTCGAGTCTCTCTGGGGCTGGCTCACTGATCTGGTGTCATATGGCTTGGTATCAGCTGGAGCTGCTCCTTGGGCTTACAGCCTGGTGGTAGATGGTGTGTTGGAAGGACTGGGTGCCATCCTCGGTTTCCTTCCTCTAATCCTGGTGCTGTATCTGTTGATGAGCTTTCTGGAAGATAGCGGGTATATGGCTCGTGTTGCCTTTGTGATGGACAGGATTTTTCGACGGTTCGGATTGAGTGGACGATCTTTCATCCCTCTCTTGATGGGTTTTGGGTGTTCTGTTCCCGCCATTATGGCTACTAGGACATTGGACAGTGAGAAGGATAGAAGAATCACCACCCTGCTCGCAGGGTTCATGCCATGCGGAGCAAAACTACCGATTTTCATTATGTTTGTCTCCATCTTTTTCGTCGATGGAAACAAGACATTGGTACTCTTCTTCCTGTATGCACTGAGCTTGGGGGTGTCGATTCTTGTCTCCCTTCTGATCAACAGGATTGCCTATAAGGGTCAGGTTTCCAATTTTCTGATGGAACTTCCCCAATACCGACTGCCTACTCTTAGGTCAGTGTGGATCCATGGGTACGAGAAGGTGAAGGGTTTCCTCCAGAAGGCAGGCACTGTGATCCTCGCCGCAACCATCCTGATCTGGGCACTCTCTTCCTTCAATATGGCATCATTCAACGGTCAGAATCTGGAGCAGAATGATACGATCCTCACGGAGATGGATACCTCATTCCTTGCATCAGTGGGAAAGGCTGTTGCTCCTGTTTTCAAGCCCTTGGGTTTTGGGGAGTGGAGACCTACTGTAGGTATAGCCACAGGTTGGATTGCAAAGGAGATGGTCGTGGTGACACTGGCCCAGCTCTATAGTGAGGATGTGAATGAGGAGTACCTAACGCAATATTTTGCAGGTATGAGTGAAAGTGAGCTTTCCGATCTGGGATTTTCTGAGGGGATGTATTCAACAGACGAGGCCTTTGATATCTATGCTGAATCAGTATTGATGGAAGGCGGTGATGAGGGCGGACTACGTACACTTCGTCAGGATATTCGTACCAAGCAAGCTGCCTTGGCTTATATGGCCTTCAACCTGCTTTGCATGCCTTGCTTTGCAGCAGTCGGGGCTATGAAGCGGGAACTGAAAACAGTCCGACGTACAGCAGGAGCTGTTGGAATCCAGATGCTGACTGCATATCTGGTGGCATTATTGATCAATATGATCGGATCATTGGTTTGGTAG